The Chitinophagales bacterium genome window below encodes:
- a CDS encoding type II toxin-antitoxin system HicA family toxin has translation MFFQINTSWAFPEDFLLDRTSGSHHIYMLPDRSKRVIVPKHNKDIPKGTLISIIKQAGIDKSEL, from the coding sequence ATATTTTTTCAAATAAATACCTCGTGGGCTTTCCCCGAGGATTTTTTACTTGACAGAACTTCGGGCAGCCATCACATTTACATGCTTCCCGACCGCTCTAAAAGAGTGATCGTCCCCAAACACAATAAAGATATTCCCAAAGGGACATTGATCAGCATTATCAAACAAGCGGGCATTGATAAAAGTGAGCTGTAA
- a CDS encoding transketolase: MPSVQDLKNIAQQVRRDIVRMTNGASSGHPGGSMGCADFFTALYFSELNHSTDFNMQGDGEDLFFLSNGHISPVWYSVLARSGYFPVEELSTFRKIDSRLQGHPTTMEDLPGIRVASGSLGQGLSVAIGAALSKKLDGDTQMVYSLHGDGELQEGQIWEAAMFAAHNKVDNLISTIDWNSKQIDGDLKDVLDLGDLRAKWEAFGWDVMEINGNDMEAVLKGLKEAKSRTGKGKPVMILMKTIMGKGVDFMEDDHGWHGVAPNDEQLETALTQLESSLSDY, from the coding sequence ATGCCAAGCGTTCAAGACCTAAAAAACATTGCCCAACAAGTAAGAAGAGATATTGTAAGAATGACCAATGGCGCAAGTTCCGGGCATCCGGGCGGATCCATGGGTTGTGCAGATTTTTTTACGGCTCTTTACTTTTCAGAGTTAAACCACTCCACGGATTTCAATATGCAAGGAGATGGAGAAGATTTGTTTTTTCTTTCCAATGGACATATTTCCCCGGTTTGGTACAGTGTTTTGGCGCGCTCAGGATATTTCCCCGTGGAAGAATTGAGCACTTTTAGGAAAATTGATTCCCGGCTTCAGGGCCATCCCACAACAATGGAAGATTTGCCAGGCATTCGTGTAGCCTCCGGTTCTCTTGGCCAGGGGCTTTCAGTTGCCATTGGTGCCGCTTTATCAAAAAAACTAGATGGAGATACGCAAATGGTATATTCATTGCACGGTGATGGGGAATTACAGGAAGGACAAATCTGGGAAGCTGCTATGTTTGCTGCGCATAATAAAGTTGACAATCTGATTTCTACCATTGACTGGAACAGCAAACAAATTGACGGTGATCTAAAAGATGTATTGGATTTGGGCGACTTACGCGCAAAATGGGAAGCTTTTGGCTGGGATGTAATGGAGATAAATGGCAATGATATGGAGGCTGTATTAAAGGGATTGAAAGAAGCCAAATCCAGAACCGGAAAGGGAAAACCCGTAATGATCCTGATGAAAACCATTATGGGAAAAGGCGTTGATTTTATGGAAGATGACCATGGGTGGCATGGCGTAGCACCAAATGATGAACAATTAGAAACTGCCCTGACACAATTAGAATCGTCTTTAAGCGATTATTAA